The following proteins are encoded in a genomic region of Methylovorus glucosotrophus:
- the lpxC gene encoding UDP-3-O-acyl-N-acetylglucosamine deacetylase, with protein sequence MLKQRTLKTVIRATGVGLHTGDKVEMTLRPAAPDTGIVFRRVDLPDTAAFKVQPQFVTDTRLCSALEHGGSRVATVEHLMSALAGLGVDNVQVDLTAGEVPIMDGSAGPFVFLLQQAGIVEQPALKKFIRIKKTVEVRDGDKWVRFDPYFGFKLDFTIDFNHPVFEHSGKRVVIDFADNSYIKEISRARTFGFMHEVEYLRSNGLARGGSLDNAIVLDEYRVLNNDGLRYDDEFAKHKVLDAIGDLYVLGHPVIGAYTAYKSGHAMNNQLLRNLLADQEAWEYATFERTEEAPSGFQAPIGMPPVLQYA encoded by the coding sequence ATGTTGAAACAACGCACACTGAAAACCGTGATCCGCGCCACCGGCGTCGGGCTGCATACAGGCGACAAGGTCGAGATGACCTTGCGCCCGGCTGCGCCCGATACCGGAATTGTGTTCCGTCGTGTCGATCTGCCCGATACGGCGGCATTCAAGGTGCAGCCTCAATTCGTTACCGATACCCGTTTGTGCTCAGCCTTGGAGCATGGCGGCAGTCGCGTAGCCACCGTCGAGCATTTGATGTCCGCCTTGGCCGGCCTTGGTGTAGATAATGTGCAGGTGGATCTCACCGCCGGTGAAGTGCCCATCATGGATGGCAGCGCCGGTCCGTTTGTCTTCCTGCTGCAGCAGGCAGGGATAGTCGAGCAGCCTGCGCTCAAGAAATTCATCCGTATCAAGAAAACAGTGGAAGTCCGCGATGGCGACAAATGGGTGCGCTTCGACCCCTATTTCGGCTTCAAGCTGGATTTCACTATCGATTTCAATCATCCGGTGTTTGAACACAGCGGCAAGCGCGTTGTGATCGATTTTGCTGACAACTCCTATATCAAGGAGATCAGCCGCGCGCGCACTTTTGGTTTCATGCATGAAGTCGAGTACTTGCGTTCTAACGGTCTGGCCCGTGGCGGCAGCCTGGATAACGCCATCGTTCTGGATGAATACCGCGTGCTGAACAACGATGGCTTGCGCTATGACGACGAGTTCGCCAAGCACAAGGTGCTGGATGCCATTGGCGACCTGTATGTCCTGGGTCATCCGGTAATCGGCGCATATACCGCCTATAAATCCGGCCATGCCATGAACAATCAGCTGTTGCGCAATTTGCTGGCCGATCAGGAAGCGTGGGAATATGCCACTTTCGAGCGTACCGAAGAAGCACCTAGCGGCTTCCAGGCGCCGATAGGCATGCCGCCTGTCCTGCAATACGCCTGA